The following coding sequences lie in one Girardinichthys multiradiatus isolate DD_20200921_A chromosome 13, DD_fGirMul_XY1, whole genome shotgun sequence genomic window:
- the LOC124878861 gene encoding uncharacterized protein LOC124878861, giving the protein MFTCLSRDFGTIFLNADKIREENNKTIQQLLKQNEILQKKFDHKESYEKWRKSNKDEVQLNKEYGRLCKKLEKEQDIIEKTVAATEELENRTINTNELRQKVITLNKKLKDKTVLNTQLDEIKHQSKLLKEQKVVYEKQIVSLNKKIASQDKLNNAVREAKGTLEELMMMKENYLREIVELEDKLKPGVLALLCGKKAGTHKVIKRLYSFQEKIVKIKKQFDSFKPDLEKYLGHSQSDDVSPIKLDQSILPPGEDGCLEIIDYPDLNKKKGGKKAVVKHENPACEDRSKDSDDTRDKEADPPGLSGDRYHQHIVEALIHANPACEDTSKDSDDTRDKEANPPGLSGDRYHQHIVEALIHANPACEDRSKDSDDTRDKEANPPGLSGDRYHQHIVEALIHANPACEDRSKDSDDTRDKEADPPGLSGVRHQRHTAEAQSTHPVEKAEPIQGQEPEEIALWNRGSIQSTFLEIIFTIGSMIFLGIISECLQRLYDMQNNT; this is encoded by the coding sequence atgtttaCCTGTTTGTCGAGAGACTTTGGAACTATTTTCCTTAATGCAGATAAAATACGAGAAGAGAATAACAAGACTATCCAACAACTGTTAAAACAGAATGAAATACTTCAAAAGAAATTCGATCACAAAGAAAGCTACGAGAAATGGAGAAAATCGAACAAAGATGAAGTTCAGTTAAATAAAGAATACGGCAGACTGTGTAAGAAGTTGGAAAAGGAGCAGGATATCATTGAGAAAACCGTTGCAGCAACAGAAGAACTGGAAAATAGAACCATAAACACTAATGAACTTAGACAAAAAGTGATAACTTTGAACAAAAAATTGAAGGATAAAACTGTGTTGAATACCCAACTCGATGAAATAAAACATCAGTCGAAGCTGCTTAAGGAACAAAAAGTTGTTTACGAAAAACAGATTGTGTCTCTAAATAAGAAAATTGCATCTCAAGATAAACTGAACAATGCTGTCAGAGAGGCTAAAGGTACGCTTGAAGAGTTGATgatgatgaaagaaaattacCTGCGAGAGATTGTGGAGTTAGAAGACAAACTAAAACCTGGGGTCCTCGCATTGTTGTGTGGGAAGAAAGCGGGTACACACAAGGTAATAAAACGCTTATATTCATTCCAGGAAAAAATTGTTAAGATCAAAAAGCAATTTGATTCCTTCAAACCGGACCTTGAAAAATATTTGGGGCACTCTCAATCAGATGATGTAAGCCCAATAAAGTTGGACCAGAGTATTTTGCCTCCTGGCGAAGAtggttgtttggaaataatcGATTATCcagatttaaacaaaaagaaaggaggCAAAAAGGCGGTGGTCAAACATGAAAATCCAGCATGTGAGGACAGGTCAAAGGATTCAGATGATACAAGAGACAAAGAGGCAGACCCTCCAGGCCTTTCAGGTGACAGATATCATCAACACATAGTAGAGGCACTTATACATGCAAATCCAGCATGTGAGGACACGTCAAAGGATTCAGATGATACAAGAGACAAAGAGGCCAACCCGCCAGGCCTTTCAGGTGACAGATATCATCAACACATAGTAGAGGCACTTATACATGCAAATCCAGCATGTGAGGACAGGTCAAAGGATTCAGATGATACAAGAGACAAAGAGGCCAACCCGCCAGGCCTTTCAGGTGACAGATATCATCAACACATAGTAGAGGCACTTATACATGCAAATCCAGCATGTGAGGACAGGTCAAAGGATTCAGATGATACAAGAGACAAAGAGGCAGACCCTCCAGGACTTTCAGGCGTCAGACATCAACGACACACAGCAGAAGCACAATCTACTCATCCAGTGGAGAAAGCAGAACCAATTCAGGGACAAGAACCTGAAGAGATTGCTTTGTGGAACCGTGGTTCCATCCAATCTACATTTCTTGAAATAATATTCACCATTGGTTCAATGATTTTTTTAGGAATCATAAGTGAATGTCTGCAAAGATTGTATGACATGCAGAACAACACTTGA